The Carassius gibelio isolate Cgi1373 ecotype wild population from Czech Republic chromosome B9, carGib1.2-hapl.c, whole genome shotgun sequence genome includes a region encoding these proteins:
- the mid1ip1a gene encoding mid1-interacting protein 1A has translation MQMSEPLSQKNALFTAMNRFIGAVNNMDQTVMVPSLLRDVPLDQEKEEQKLTNDPGSYLRDAEADMYSYYSQLKSIRNNVEWGVMRAEEQRRKRDTTAPEPVRTEPESDMDLEQLLQYHLKGLHGVLSKLTSQANNLTNRYKQEIGISGWGQ, from the coding sequence ATGCAGATGTCCGAGCCCCTCAGCCAGAAGAACGCTCTGTTCACGGCAATGAACCGCTTCATCGGCGCCGTCAACAACATGGATCAGACGGTCATGGTGCCGAGTCTGCTGAGAGATGTGCCGCTGGACCAAGAGAAAGAGGAGCAGAAGCTAACCAACGACCCGGGGAGCTACCTGCGGGATGCTGAGGCCGACATGTACAGCTATTACAGCCAGCTCAAGTCCATCCGGAACAACGTCGAGTGGGGCGTCATGCGCGCAGAGGAGCAGAGGCGCAAGAGAGACACGACAGCGCCGGAGCCAGTGCGCACAGAGCCGGAGAGCGACATGGACCTGGAGCAGCTCCTGCAGTACCATCTGAAGGGCTTGCATGGGGTGCTGTCCAAACTGACGAGCCAAGCCAACAACCTGACCAACCGATACAAGCAGGAGATTGGCATCTCTGGATGGGGACAGTGA
- the otc gene encoding LOW QUALITY PROTEIN: ornithine transcarbamylase, mitochondrial (The sequence of the model RefSeq protein was modified relative to this genomic sequence to represent the inferred CDS: inserted 2 bases in 1 codon; substituted 1 base at 1 genomic stop codon) has product MDLSFSLWFSLLGGHPCFVTPQDIHLGVNESTTEMARVLSGLADVVLAWVYSHSSVEHLDIDASIPIIKLPIXLNHPLQVLDNLLTLQEHYGSLKGLTLAWIGDGINVLHSFMLSLAKLGVHLKVASPKGYEPDSNVPQEAQLLSKQHRTAVWLLVTDTWVSMSQEEEEEKKRLKDFQGYQITMHTGSVAAPDWTFLHHHHHXIEDEVFYSPCSLVFTEAENRKWTIMNLIVCILTDYTQQIPKLK; this is encoded by the exons ATGGAT CTCTCTTTCTCACTATGGTTTTCTCTATTGGGTGGCCATCCATGTTTTGTCACACCCCAGGATATTCATCTAGGAGTCAATGAGAGCACCACAGAAATGGCTAG GGTGCTCTCGGGTTTGGCAGATGTTGTGTTGGCTTGGGTGTATAGTCACTCATCTGTGGAGCATCTGGATATAGACGCTTCTATACCTATCATTAAATTACCTATCTGACTTAACCACCCTTTACAAGTTCTGGATAACCTATTGACACTTCAG GAGCACTATGGCTCATTAAAAGGCCTCACTTTGGCTTGGATAGGTGATGGAATCAATGTTCTTCACTCTTTTATGTTGTCATTGGCTAAACTAGGTGTCCATCTAAAAGTGGCCTCACCCAAG GGTTATGAGCCAGATTCTAACGTCCCTCAAGAGGCTCAGCTTCTGTCTAAGCAA CACAGGACAGCAGTGTGGTTACTGGTTACTGACACTTGGGTGAGCATGAGccaagaagaggaggaggagaagaagagacTAAAAGATTTCCAAGGTTACCAGATTACCATGCAT ACAGGAAGTGTGGCGGCACCAGACTGGACATTTTtgcaccatcaccatca catagAGGATGAAGTTTTCTACTCACCATGTTCCCTTGTGTTCACAGAGGCTGAGAACCGCAAGTGGACCATCAT GAATTTGATAGTGTGCATCCTGACAGACTATACGCAACAAATTCccaaacttaaataa